One genomic segment of Drosophila melanogaster chromosome 3R includes these proteins:
- the CG14377 gene encoding uncharacterized protein, isoform B, which produces MKFLICLTLCIAAAQAGFIASPVATYAATYSAAAPLAYSAPVTTYSAPSYSTYAAAAVPAYTAYSALSAPAYTAPVTTYAAGTAYAAPITTYAAPAVVSSFLKKK; this is translated from the coding sequence ATGAAGTTCCTCATCTGTTTGACCCTGTGCATTGCCGCCGCCCAGGCAGGATTCATCGCATCTCCAGTGGCCACCTATGCCGCCACCTATTCCGCAGCTGCTCCCTTGGCCTACTCCGCTCCGGTTACCACCTACTCCGCACCATCATACTCCACCTACGCCGCTGCCGCCGTTCCCGCCTACACCGCCTACTCCGCCTTAAGTGCTCCTGCTTACACTGCTCCTGTGACCACATATGCCGCTGGAACTGCCTATGCTGCTCCCATCACCACCTACGCAGCTCCCGCTGTCGTCAGCTCTTTCTTGAAGAAGAAGTAA
- the GILT1 gene encoding Gamma-interferon-inducible lysosomal thiol reductase 1 produces MSHKIAAVCLLMSCLIATAYSAAKVPISIYYESLCPDSAKFITEQVYPAVKGELRDVVELTFVPFGKSQFVTQGSEVTFTCHHGPNECYGNKVHACAIEHIQANSYQVEYTRESLTMDFINCLMKAGKNFPDNVYPGQRCASENHINNWENIKTCANSTEGSVLLRKAGESTMRLKEPLTSVPTILFNEQFDKKVNDRAQVNLVGTICQYVSAPQPRICNQHNGASTPSLASVSAILSSLLGLWFIRSFY; encoded by the exons ATGAGTCACAAAATCGCCGCTGTGTGCCTCTTGATGAGCTGCCTGATTGCCACGGCTTATAGTGCCGCTAAG GTGCCAATTTCTATCTACTACGAGTCCCTGTGCCCGGACAGCGCCAAGTTCATTACGGAGCAGGTATATCCGGCGGTGAAGGGAGAACTGCGCGATGTGGTGGAACTCACTTTCGTGCCATTCGGAAAGTCTCAG TTCGTTACCCAGGGCTCCGAAGTGACGTTCACCTGCCACCACGGACCGAACGAGTGCTATGGCAATAAGGTGCATGCCTGCGCCATCGAGCACATTCAGGCCAACTCCTATCAGGTGGAGTACACGCGCGAGTCGCTCACGATGGACTTCATCAACTGCCTAATGAAGGCCGGCAAGAATTTCCCGGACAACGTCTATCCCGGCCAGCGATGCGCCTCGGAGAACCACATCAATAACTGGGAGAACATCAAGACCTGTGCCAACTCCACCGAGGGAAGCGTTCTGCTCCGGAAGGCCGGCGAAAGCACCATGCGGCTCAAGGAGCCACTCACCAGCGTGCCCACCATTCTGTTCAATGAG CAATTCGACAAGAAGGTGAATGATCGCGCCCAGGTGAACTTGGTGGGCACCATCTGCCAATACGTATCCGCCCCGCAGCCGCGCATCTGCAACCAGCACAACGGAGCATCGACTCCATCTTTGGCCAGCGTAAGCGCCATCCTTAGCTCCCTGCTGGGTCTTTGGTTTATCCGCTCCTTCTACTAA